The following coding sequences are from one Microtus ochrogaster isolate Prairie Vole_2 chromosome 14 unlocalized genomic scaffold, MicOch1.0 chr14_random_1, whole genome shotgun sequence window:
- the Kcna4 gene encoding potassium voltage-gated channel subfamily A member 4: MEVAMVSAESSGCNSHMPYGYAAQARARERERLAHSRAAAAAAVAAATAAVEGTGGSGGGPHHHHQTRGAYSSHDPQGSRGSRRRRHQRTEKKKLHHRQSSFPHCSDLMPSGSEEKILRELSEEEEDEEEDEEEEEEGRFYYSEDDHGDGCSYTDLLPQDDGGGGGYSSVRYSDCCERVVINVSGLRFETQMKTLAQFPETLLGDPEKRTQYFDPLRNEYFFDRNRPSFDAILYYYQSGGRLKRPVNVPFDIFTEEVKFYQLGEEALLKFREDEGFVREEEDRALPENEFKKQIWLLFEYPESSSPARGIAIVSVLVILISIVIFCLETLPEFRDDRDLIMALSAGGHSKLLNDTSAPHLENSGHTIFNDPFFIVETVCIVWFSFEFVVRCFACPSQALFFKNIMNIIDIVSILPYFITLGTDLAQQQGGGNGQQQQAMSFAILRIIRLVRVFRIFKLSRHSKGLQILGHTLRASMRELGLLIFFLFIGVILFSSAVYFAEADEPTTHFQSIPDAFWWAVVTMTTVGYGDMKPITVGGKIVGSLCAIAGVLTIALPVPVIVSNFNYFYHRETENEEQSQLTQNAVSCPYLPSNLLKKFRSSTSSSLGDKSEYLEMEEGVKESLCGKEEKCQEKGDDSETDKNNCSNAKAVETDV, translated from the coding sequence ATGGAGGTTGCAATGGTGAGTGCAGAGAGCTCAGGGTGCAACAGTCATATGCCTTATGGTTATGCAGCCCAAGCCCGGGCCCGAGAGAGGGAGAGGCTTGCTCACTCCAGggcggcggcggctgctgctGTAGCAGCTGCCACCGCTGCTGTCGAAGGCACTGGGGGTTCTGGCGGAGGCCCCCACCATCATCACCAGACGCGTGGGGCCTACTCCTCCCATGATCCTCAAGGTAGCCGAGGTAGTCGGAGGAGGAGGCATCAGCGAACCGAGAAGAAGAAACTCCACCATCGGCAGAGCAGTTTTCCTCATTGCTCAGATCTGATGCCCAGTGGCTCTGAAGAGAAGATCCTGAGAGAATTGAGCGAGGAAgaggaagacgaggaggaggatgaggaggaggaagaggagggaaggtttTACTATAGTGAGGATGACCATGGGGACGGGTGTTCATACACAGACCTGCTGCCTCAGGAtgatgggggtggtggtggctacAGTTCAGTCCGCTACAGCGACTGCTGTGAACGTGTGGTGATAAATGTGTCCGGGCTACGATTTGAAACCCAGATGAAAACGTTGGCCCAGTTTCCAGAAACTCTGTTGGGAGACCCTGAGAAGAGGACTCAGTACTTCGACCCTTTGCGCAATGAGTATTTTTTTGATAGGAACAGGCCCAGCTTTGACGCCATTTTATATTATTACCAATCAGGAGGCCGCCTGAAGAGGCCAGTCAATGTCCCCTTTGATATCTTCACTGAGGAGGTGAAGTTCTACCAGTTGGGAGAGGAAGCCCTGCTCAAGTTCCGCGAGGACGAGGGCTttgtgagagaagaggaggacagaGCTCTGCCCGAGAATGAATTTAAGAAACAGATTTGGCTTCTCTTTGAATATCCGGAGAGTTCTAGCCCTGCCAGGGGCATAGCCATTGTATCTGTCCTGGTCATCTTAATCTCTATCGTCATCTTTTGCCTGGAAACCTTGCCAGAGTTCAGGGATGACAGGGACCTCATCATGGCCCTGAGTGCAGGTGGGCATAGCAAGTTGTTGAATGACACATCGGCGCCCCACCTAGAGAACTCGGGGCACACAATATTCAACGACCCGTTCTTCATCGTGGAGACAGTGTGTATTGTGTGGTTTTCCTTTGAGTTTGTGGTCCGATGCTTTGCTTGCCCCAGCCAAGCTCTCTTCTTCAAAAACATCATGAACATCATTGATATTGTCTCCATTTTGCCTTACTTCATCACTCTGGGCACCGATCTGGCCCAGCAGCAAGGAGGTGGCAAcggccagcagcagcaggccaTGTCCTTTGCCATCCTCAGGATCATCCGTCTGGTCCGAGTGTTCCGGATCTTCAAGCTCTCCAGACACTCCAAAGGCCTGCAGATCCTGGGCCACACCCTCAGAGCCAGCATGCGGGAACTGGGTCTTCTTATCTTTTTCCTCTTCATCGGGGTCATTCTCTTTTCCAGTGCTGTCTATTTTGCAGAAGCCGATGAACCCACTACTCATTTCCAAAGCATACCGGATGCGTTTTGGTGGGCTGTGGTCACCATGACAACTGTGGGCTATGGGGACATGAAGCCCATCACAGTGGGAGGAAAGATTGTGGGGTCCCTGTGTGCCATTGCGGGTGTCTTAACCATTGCTTTGCCTGTGCCAGTAATCGTGTCTAACTTTAACTACTTCTACCACAGAGAGACTGAAAATGAGGAACAGAGCCAGTTGACACAGAATGCAGTCAGTTGCCCATATCTCCCTTCTAATTTGCTCAAGAAATTCCGGAGCTCGACTTCTTCATCCCTGGGGGACAAGTCAGAGTATctagagatggaagaaggggtCAAGGAATCTTTatgtggaaaggaagagaagtgtCAGGAAAAGGGGGATGACAGCGAGACAGATAAAAACAATTGTTCTAACGCAAAGGCTGTGGAGACCGATGTGTGA